The following is a genomic window from Panulirus ornatus isolate Po-2019 chromosome 16, ASM3632096v1, whole genome shotgun sequence.
CAAAAATTTTCAAGGAAAATTGGTTTTGTAGATCAAAAAGACAGTCGAGTTTATCTGCATAAGCTGGCTGGGAAAATTTATACAAATAGTTGGTGCTGAAAGGACTTATTTTACATAAGGCCTCTTTTGCCTACTAGCCCAGTACTTCAGCAACAGTTCATGCAATTATATAAGAGGATAAACAGGTGGCTTTTCTGCTTTGGCACTGTGGCATCCACAATGAAAGTCTGAAAAGCCAATAAATTTACAAAAGACCTGTTGAACTGAAACAAGATTACCTGCTGCAGATTCTGATGATATCTACTCATTTCCATCCATTCACTGACAACTTACCAAAAGAATAATAATCTATTCTCATTATGAGTTCTTTTATCCAGTTTTCTGACATTGAGACAGAGCATTCTGGTATTCAGTTTATAGATAAGTTGGTGTCTATTTGAATGAAACCTTTCTCCTAAGATTTATCCTATTCTTTTTTGTTACCTCCAGTAACAGTTGGTGACTGCGGTGTGTGATACTTTTTCCAGCTACGGAAGAAGAATGCTAGGAACATCTATGGCTAACTAGTGGAATCAGGCATTAGTCAATTTCAGACGAGGGTGTAAAATAATTAAAAACAGTAAAAAGACAGACTTTGCAATAAGTATGAAATGCAACTAAGGAGAAATTCAAGATGGTGGTTTAGCAaatactggactctgcctgcttttgGTTAAACCATGAGTGACAGGTCACCTTTGGCAAGTATGCATCATTAGGAACAGTCTTGTCAAAAAACTTCTCAACAATGGAGCTCATGGAAAAGGAATCCTGGAGTAACTCTCGGACCTTTTCAAGAAAGGGATACTGGGacaattatgaataaatgaatcatAATGAAGAAGCTTTTATATGACCCATCTTGAGGTATACCAGAGCCCAACAAAATACAAAAGGAAAATATCTAACTTACCTGTCGATGACAAGAAATTTACGTCCACTCCATATGTTTCAATTAAGCTTCTTACAACTTCCAAATGACCAGCTTCTGCTGCAATGTGAAATCCAGTTCTTCCAGTTTTGTCACGAGCATAAATATTAGCTTGGTGCTCCGATATAAGCAATCGGGCAATATCCATGTGTCCCATGCAGAGAGACTCCATTAAAGGAGTGTTGCCACAGGCATCACTTTCATCCCTTGTATAGTTACCTCGGGACAACAGACATCTGACTGTTAATTCATGTCCATGCATGGCTgtgaaataaatatgaatattttcatccattcaatatataaatttttcaataATGTAACACAATGAGGAATCTAATCAAATACAGTACTTAGTTACCATGCAATGTCTTTCTATGTCATTCCATTCCCAAATAAATGGGGGGGGATTAGGTACAGAGCCTCCACAtcaatcacacactttttttttctatatcagtCTAAGTCAAGCATATTCAAGTGATACTGGAGCTTTTACACTTATTAGAGCACCTTTTCTTCACTTTATGCACCAAGATGATTTGTCAATTCAGCACAAGGTCTTCATCTATACCACTTTCATAAATACTGATTTGTCAGGTGGACCCAAGTTATTCATTCATACCACTTCAATACAAACAGTGCTTGCTTCCAGTGCATTAAAGCTCATCACTCTTCTAACATTTTCATATGAAATATCCCTAGCTCTGATCAAATTTCTCCCTACATTCATCTAGCTCCTCTGTGGTCTACCTCACCTCTTTGTACATTCTAGTGTAATAAAATATGCTTTCTTGAGAAGCCTATTATTTAGCATGTGTTCTACAGGAAAATACCATAATGAAAGAAACAAATaatcaacataaaacttatggtAAATACCTGATAACCATTAATTAAAATACTGTATGTATCACAAACTTACCTGCCGTGTGCAAAGGAGATCTTCCATTCTTACTGACAGTGTTCCATAGTGTATTGTCAGTATCCAGTaaataatttattattttttcatctcCTTCTCTGCAAGCAAGATGGAAACTAGTCCAGCCATCTTTATTAACCAAGCGTATATTGGCCCCATTTCTTATGAGATGTTCAATTATTTGAAGATTTCTCTTGGTGCAAGCTAACATTAATGGCGTCCAATCAGCACGCTTCAGAGGGTCAATACTTGCACCTGAAATGATCAGTGTAAAATCTAGCTTAAAGATTTCAATGTGATTGTCATAACTTATTTTCAATTACTTGGTATGCCTTTTCAACAATTCTGAGAAAGGTTGTACATTCAGAATGATCTCTCAACATACCAGATGTTAACCCTCTTCACATTTTTGGTGCCAAAACCTAATGCTAACATTCTAAGTGTTAATAGCTGTACATTATATGTCACCAAGGGTTCATGTCTTCTGGTTTGGAGAACATGTACAAGAAGCCTGCTGCATGAAATGCGGGAAAGAATGCATGCTGCCTCACCACAAATCCTGCATGCAGGAGAAAATGGCTATATCCAGAATAATGCAATTCATAAATCTGAAACATTATATCAAGTAGCGTCCCAATGCAAATGTGAAAAACTAGAAAAAGTGCAATACTACATCCTTAACAAACATAGCACTATAGTTATGAATACAAAAGTAGGAAAAGTACAAGACAGTTTTATTTCAAGTTAAGGGCTgacaaagaaatggaaaaaatgaaaaagatctgCATAGgtacgtgtgtgggcatttatgtatatacatgtgtatgtgggtggttgggccattcttccatctgtttccttgcctggGAGATAGAGATTAAGTGTAATATAACAGAATCAAGTTTGACAGTacagaatgatgaaggatgactaCTATAAACTGTCCTCCtcagagatctatgtatcaaaaGTGCCATCTTAGGGAAATGGGGACTGATAAAATTGAGAAATAATGGAGGTTTGTTGTATTTGTGCAGTGAACATTTTATGCATTAAAGAACCTTGTTTTGACATATGATTCACCTACATACTTGGTAATGACATGTAGGTCATGATAATTTTCTAGATTATCAAAACCACTTGACTCGTACCTAATCTTTCTTACTTACTCTGAATACTATACACTTGATGAAGGTGCTTGTTTGGGAGTCACAAATGAAGAAGACAACACTTGCTTTAACTTACAAAACTACTGGTAAGAAGACTGAGGAATGCCACTAAGTATACTGAAGAGGGAAAAGTAGAGGGAAGGtagtaaaaagaaaaggaaacatacccatgtttgatAGATCATGTGGAGTTTGAGAAGAGTACGAAACAAATCATAagtggtggtattgtggcataGATGACAAAAGAGACAAAATTATTATTGTTTGAAATAAGCCTGGAGACTCCCATGGCACTGCTCTCACAGACAACCATGATGAGCTGGTTCATACAAAACTACAGTAGAACAATGTAACAGCAGAACTATGAAGAAAATATCTTTATTGGTAGCTGTAAAACTAGAATGAAAATACTGAAGTGGGATGATATTTCACAGGCACTTTGAGCAGTCTCTGTACCATGACTTAATAAAAATAATCAGTATCAAAGACCAACTTTGTTGCTCATATCTGCCTTTATATGCCTATCCAATACTAAAAGTAACAGGCTTTTGATTATTCCACTTGTTTACATATCAGTACAGTATTCAACTGGCATATactttcattttgggaatttataTTAAACCAATAAAGGGTATCTTCcgtacctattattacttaatgcCTTCtctttgcagaaaaaaaaaaaaaaaaggcagttacAATCAAACCCAAAGTGAATATATGCACATGCAGCTTTTTGATAAAATATCAATCTGTGCAAACCTGCTCATTCTGTTCCTCTATGACATATATATTACTCCCTAAGAAGACCACTTACTGTACACTATCAGTGGTCTCCTTACCAACAAGTCTATCAAAAGTAAAGGTGTACTGTACATAAATCAATATTTCAGATTGAAATCTAGATTACTCTAACACTGTAACTATTGTTATAGATTTTTCAAAGCCATTACCATGATCTAAAAGGATCTTCACTAGGGGGAGATGTGATGCCTGCACAGCCGAGTGTAATGGTCGCTTGCCATCAACATTTTGTTGCTCCAGACAGATATCACATCCATGCGACAAAAGCCAGCTGTAAAAACAATTTCTATCTGTAAATAAAGTTTAGCaaatgcaaggttattaaatgtaaCAAAACCATTCAGTCATTAATTGTGACCTGTTTTTAATTTTAATAATTCTGGTAATTTTGACaaagaaaatcttaaaaattACAGCAGCAAAGATTATAACATTGTCATGTCATCACTGCAAAGAAAAAGAATCTCATGACATGATAAAGCATACAGCTTATCTGACTAGATCCAGGTGACCATTATGGCAATCACAATATCAAGATAACTCCTTTAATGAGAGGGTGGAATTCTTTTTCTTTGGGATGTAAGGGAATCTCATCAAACAGTTTGTGATCCATTCATATCCAGGAATGAGAGCAGGATCGTATTAGAATTACCCAAGTTCCTGTCTAAATTCTTTTCAGATTCACATGCAAGAAGCCAAGCTACCTATACTCAGGGAACAGCACTTCCATCACCTCACCAGTTAAAAGAAGCAATGTCCCCTTTTCCATTCCCAATTAGAAATGCATCATGCAGCGACTTTTGGGCGAAACTTTTTGTATATCTTCAGAAACAGACCCTCTGTGCTGTCAAGGAGACAGAGAAATAGGACCTAAAACAAACACATGAGACTGCACAGTGTTAGCTGTGTCACCAGTATCATAAAACTGCAACAGATGGTGTAATAGCAGTCATCACCATAACACTGCGGAGTCATCATCATTGCACTGCACCAGAATGCATACTGCTAAGTCAATGATCATAATGCACCAGCCTTGATAACTGGCCTAAACTTATTTGTTTTCCCTCATAATGCATCCCTTATACAGGCAAAGCTTTATTCTCCAGCATCTGCTGGACCCAGGTAGTGCCTAATGTGAAAACATGCTGGTTATAAGAGAATTCCCCTCAATATTTTACTGTAAAAATTTCTGACAGTAAATTGCCATTTTCAAGTACACTGCACAgtatttcatatattcatacagGATACCATCAATTGTCTTAAAACATTATTAAAGGTGGACAAACTAAAAACACCACGTGAAAATGGTGTCCCTTCTGATCACTTCAGTTTGGACAGTTCATGCTGTGTTTTGCTTGTTCTTTTTACCTTGAAAAAGCCATTTCTGATCCTGATTTAGCAAAAAAAATCCCAACATGCACTGTGAACAAACTGAACATGCTGGTTAAAATCATATGGGTATCAATTACCACAGTCTGCATTAGTACAAGGAGATACTGGAAGTTTGGATGCAAGAGCTTTCCAGTTAGTTAAATGCCAAATAATAAAGCTTTTACTGAATAATGCTAACAGTGACAAAGATTCACTAGACCTACCCCATGACCTGTGTACAGCCAGCTATAGCAGCAACATGAAGTGCTGTGTCACCAGATTTACTGTGAATGCACTTTTGCCAATCAACTTCGTTATGACAAACATGAGCCTCCAGCCACGACAAGTCACTCCTCTGAACTGCTGACAGAACATCCTGAAATCCATTATGCATctatgtacataaacatacatttttttcttaaatgtggGTCAGAAAGAAACGAGAAATGTAGgttttaaagaatgaaatatcttCCTACTATAGGCAGAACACTATGAACAATTAAGAGGGTGCTTTATCAGGATGAAGATTAAAACACAGCCTTACCAAAAGTATATCCATGAAGATTCAAATCCTTCAATTATCATGATTCATACAAGGCCAGCATATGCTTGTTAAAAGCGATTTAATGAACATACAATCAAAGCCCTGGCACAAGATGTCAAAGCAGAAAGGGTGACGTGTTGCTAAGtggccacctaccaccatcactgactgACAGCCGTACTGGAGTCAGTGCTTCAAGCCTGTTACTGTACGGGATCAAGACAATTTTGGAAATGAGGAAAATGGCAAGGAGAATAAATATGCTAACCGAGctctacaaatggaaaaaaaacatttcctCTAAACAAAATTTCTCATGAAAGGATGGCCACTTGAAAAAAGAGGAACTAAAAGATAAATCAATGGATAAGCTAAGAATCAAATTTGCCTTTTATAACAATCTGTCCTCCATTCCAAATGATCTTCTGAAGGGgaaaaccatcaggtctccttcccaagtacCTCTTCCTTACCTTTCCTCCATGTTACTCCCTCGTATTTACTTTCCTCTTTGACTGCTGAGGAATCAACCTCTCCCCTTTTTATATCAGTGGCATTGTCCCTTAGGATTCTGTTCCATTTCTTACACTCTTACTTTTTAACTCAGACTTCCATTCTTCAAGAGATCACCAAGTTCACACATACTCTGATGACAACATATTCCTTAATTTCTTACAAATCCACAGCATATTACCAAAATTTCTTCATAAACTCATATTTGAGCTGGATATCCCCACAGGGAAAACAAAACCTGGTCTAGTTAATTTCCTCTAACATCCAATATCTGCAAAAGTGCAAAGGCAGCTTCTTATTGCAGCCATACTTAGCcatgtgggggaaggaaggagatggCAATGCAGTTGGTGTTCTTCAAAAGTCACAAGGAAAAATAACGATAAAAGGAGCAGAGTTCTTATAAAATCTACAGATTTCAACAGGAATTTCATTTAATTCTACATTAATTAAACAAACTTTTCCCTGATTTTTCATAACCCTCCCCATTATCATTGACACAAGATGCTTCAAACCACATTCTGCCACTTTCACAGGTCTACACAAGGTCTACTATTGACAAAACAATACATAACAGTTGTAAAGTTATTCTCTGTGGTGAGCCTTAACTTTAACACAATTTATATCACATTTTACCTTGAGATTTTTCTTTATTAGTTGTGCTTATCGGATGTACGATAAGCAAACATGCCTCAAAGGATAAAACTTTTGTGAGGATTTATTCTGGCGAAACAATTAGTCTAACTTCCGTCAGAATGTTATGGTAATGTGCCTCTAAAATAAACTTTTACCATAAAACTCCTCAATCATTTTGGATTTATACACGTCCTTTCGTCTGGTTAATCAAATATATCATGCTTTCATAATACAAGATTCCATATACAACCTTGAGAAAAAACTTGTAGCCTTACACTGAACCACAAACAAGGTGGCCTTTACCTCTACCAGGTTTATTGTCCTTATAAACCAACAGTATTCTAATCCTTTACTGCTGTTTGATCACTTGAAAAGCAGCTGTAAGCCTTACCGAATCAGACTGAGAAGACATGATTAATCTTGTAAATAAATTTGCGAAAAGTTTATGAATCGGCGGCACAATCAAAACTTGTAAACAATGGGAAGGTGGACGCACTCACATCAAGACACTAAATTCAGATTTTTTCCCTAAATTTTTGGTGGTAGTTCGATATTTTGGACAATATATTTCAATTGTTCCTTTCACTAACTACTTGATATAACAGAATTCTTTGCTATGCTGAAAGAACTTTATTAATCCTAGCTTTACATTATACTTCTTAGTACCTTTGTGTGTACATTTGGTAATGATTCTTTTTCATTGCAGTAGAGTACATTTATAGTATTACTTTATCTTTCCagctatattattatcatacatttcttttttagaTAGTAAGTGGTTTATTTCCTGTCAATGACAAAGGAAAAGTAGTTATATAAACTCAGTGAAGCTCACAAGGTCATTGCCTGAATGTGTGCATAAAAACATTCCAAATAATGGAGCATTGATTAGGTGCAGATGTATCTTACTTGATTACCTGTACATGGCTTTTTAAATAATAGTATTACTTTGGACGTATCTTATTATCAGACATTAATCGAGTATTCAACGAAAAAAAAGTTTG
Proteins encoded in this region:
- the LOC139754256 gene encoding uncharacterized protein isoform X2, with amino-acid sequence MSSQSDSDVLSAVQRSDLSWLEAHVCHNEVDWQKCIHSKSGDTALHVAAIAGCTQVMGWLLSHGCDICLEQQNVDGKRPLHSAVQASHLPLVKILLDHGASIDPLKRADWTPLMLACTKRNLQIIEHLIRNGANIRLVNKDGWTSFHLACREGDEKIINYLLDTDNTLWNTVSKNGRSPLHTAAMHGHELTVRCLLSRGNYTRDESDACGNTPLMESLCMGHMDIARLLISEHQANIYARDKTGRTGFHIAAEAGHLEVVRSLIETYGVDVNFLSSTGMSALHCAAREGQIAMVEMLIKMGCEVNTQDSNGRTALWLASGARKTGCAEKLKDFGAQDVADHNGR
- the LOC139754256 gene encoding uncharacterized protein isoform X1, whose translation is MSSQSDSDVLSAVQRSDLSWLEAHVCHNEVDWQKCIHSKSGDTALHVAAIAGCTQVMGWLLSHGCDICLEQQNVDGKRPLHSAVQASHLPLVKILLDHGASIDPLKRADWTPLMLACTKRNLQIIEHLIRNGANIRLVNKDGWTSFHLACREGDEKIINYLLDTDNTLWNTVSKNGRSPLHTAAMHGHELTVRCLLSRGNYTRDESDACGNTPLMESLCMGHMDIARLLISEHQANIYARDKTGRTGFHIAAEAGHLEVVRSLIETYGVDVNFLSSTGMSALHCAAREGQIAMVEMLIKMGCEVNTQDSNGRTALWLASGARKTGCAEKLKDFGAQDVADHNGTLPSYLLQV